The following proteins are encoded in a genomic region of Natrinema sp. HArc-T2:
- a CDS encoding aspartate aminotransferase family protein — protein MTAGPPIDELHFADAPSVDSVPGPKTQALLEKQREIDSNAVAYPEDIPIAFEDGKGATVRDADGNTYIDLFAGIGVLNVGHSNPYVLEAVHEQADKFVHTVDFPTEARLELIEKLDDIAPEGLRGQNKVVFGGPTGSDAIEASIKLAKYNTGGDGLIAFRGAYHGATSGAMSVTSNKKFKGHYTPLLSDVVHAPYPDPFRQDKPPEAAVDHALEEVQAIVEDPYGGLANPAGIIVEPIQGEGGIVTPPEGFLQGLRDIADDNDVVLVFDEIQSGFGRTGQWWASDWEGVAPDAMTSAKALGGVGFPLSATMYHEDLDTWGSGDHAGTYRGHVVGMRAGTRAIEYIQEHDLLAHARDLGEYIRERLRDAADGNDRLADVRGKGLFIGAEFVDSDGTPDGDLVDAIQQYCFERGVLVWTAGRHGNVLRLLPPLVLTHDLAETALDIVVEAIENVTTEAKQAA, from the coding sequence ATGACGGCAGGACCACCGATCGACGAACTCCACTTCGCGGATGCACCGTCCGTCGACTCCGTTCCGGGTCCCAAAACGCAGGCGCTACTCGAGAAACAACGCGAGATCGACAGTAACGCGGTCGCCTATCCGGAGGACATCCCGATCGCCTTCGAGGACGGCAAAGGCGCGACGGTCCGGGACGCCGACGGCAACACCTACATCGACCTCTTTGCGGGGATCGGCGTGTTGAACGTCGGCCACTCGAACCCCTACGTGCTCGAGGCCGTCCACGAGCAGGCCGACAAGTTCGTTCACACGGTCGATTTCCCGACCGAGGCCCGGCTCGAACTGATCGAGAAGCTAGACGATATCGCGCCCGAGGGTCTACGGGGCCAGAACAAGGTCGTCTTCGGGGGCCCGACCGGCAGCGACGCCATCGAGGCCTCGATCAAACTCGCCAAGTACAACACCGGCGGCGACGGCCTCATCGCCTTCCGCGGGGCCTACCACGGCGCGACGAGCGGCGCGATGAGCGTCACGTCGAACAAGAAGTTCAAGGGCCACTACACGCCCTTGCTCTCCGACGTCGTCCACGCGCCGTACCCCGATCCGTTCCGGCAGGACAAGCCCCCTGAGGCGGCGGTCGACCACGCGCTCGAGGAGGTCCAGGCCATCGTCGAGGACCCCTACGGCGGGCTGGCCAACCCTGCGGGGATCATCGTCGAGCCGATCCAGGGCGAGGGCGGCATCGTCACCCCTCCGGAGGGGTTCCTGCAGGGGCTGCGCGACATCGCCGACGACAACGACGTCGTGCTCGTCTTCGACGAGATCCAGAGCGGCTTCGGTCGCACCGGGCAGTGGTGGGCCAGCGACTGGGAGGGCGTCGCACCGGACGCGATGACCTCCGCGAAGGCTCTCGGTGGTGTGGGCTTTCCGCTCTCGGCGACGATGTACCACGAGGACCTGGACACGTGGGGCTCGGGCGACCACGCCGGCACTTACCGCGGCCACGTCGTCGGCATGCGCGCCGGCACCCGCGCGATCGAGTATATCCAGGAGCACGACTTACTCGCCCACGCCCGCGACCTCGGCGAGTACATCCGGGAACGGCTCCGCGACGCCGCCGACGGGAACGACCGCCTGGCCGACGTCCGCGGCAAGGGGCTGTTCATCGGTGCCGAATTCGTCGACAGTGACGGGACCCCCGACGGCGACCTCGTCGACGCCATCCAGCAGTATTGCTTCGAGCGCGGCGTCCTCGTCTGGACCGCCGGTCGCCACGGCAACGTGCTCCGACTCCTGCCGCCGCTGGTGCTCACCCACGATCTGGCCGAGACCGCACTCGACATCGTCGTCGAAGCGATCGAGAAC